The following proteins are encoded in a genomic region of Glycine soja cultivar W05 chromosome 17, ASM419377v2, whole genome shotgun sequence:
- the LOC114392280 gene encoding uncharacterized protein LOC114392280: protein MAASSIPIRVAGIQPCATSGHRRTDPDRRRASSTSWWTPLFGWSSEPDYIDSNNRASSLQRTKPEPVTAATESKAPRPRFAGCFTEEKAKQLRMMTSKSFHDTMYHSAIASRLASDFKARSDP from the coding sequence ATGGCAGCCAGTTCGATCCCCATCCGAGTCGCCGGAATCCAACCGTGCGCCACCTCCGGCCACCGCAGGACCGATCCCGATCGCCGGAGAGCCTCCTCCACCAGCTGGTGGACCCCGCTGTTCGGCTGGTCCTCCGAACCGGACTACATTGACTCAAACAACAGAGCATCGAGTCTTCAACGGACCAAGCCGGAACCGGTTACGGCGGCGACGGAGTCGAAAGCGCCGAGACCGCGCTTCGCCGGTTGCTTCACGGAGGAGAAGGCGAAGCAGCTCCGGATGATGACCAGCAAGTCTTTTCACGACACCATGTATCACTCCGCGATCGCTTCTCGACTGGCCTCAGACTTCAAGGCTCGCTCCGATCCGTAA